In Bradyrhizobium lablabi, one DNA window encodes the following:
- a CDS encoding DUF1330 domain-containing protein, with protein MAAYVISELEVRDPAGIETYRTIAAKSIAQYGGRYLVRNGAASVAEGGPPVKSIVVVEFPSMERLREWYASPEYAEALKVRRTALDRRLIFVEGVPVA; from the coding sequence ATGGCGGCCTATGTGATTTCCGAACTCGAGGTGCGCGATCCCGCAGGGATCGAGACTTACCGCACCATTGCGGCCAAATCGATCGCGCAATATGGCGGCCGCTATCTGGTCCGCAACGGCGCCGCCAGCGTTGCGGAGGGCGGCCCGCCGGTGAAGAGCATCGTCGTGGTCGAGTTTCCCTCGATGGAACGCTTGCGCGAATGGTACGCCTCGCCGGAATACGCCGAAGCATTAAAGGTGCGGCGGACGGCGCTCGACCGCCGTTTGATCTTTGTTGAGGGCGTGCCGGTGGCTTGA
- a CDS encoding leucine-rich repeat domain-containing protein has protein sequence MSLAEYLLSMADAFQRFMPGVKDIASRTMTYSQMDEYKAGVVEGDLGVTQEGLVLTNELVPAFKDARLGALFITGSLLAPNATLAEPDIDWSPLLKVKGNVVAKNLCLGGSASEIDGDVTVTGVLMGYYNHGQMRIRGKTRALLVLVSDYEFIFDGPVERKYVASSAGRLNIPVDYDNDRLDLILAPEVIDETNSVHDGVVLDRLKRNLPILRPEGEIGTPAPPRLSDMGAARLAELRARKERGEPIEKVSLAKCELRFVPEQLRGFSGARELVLSGNRVKQLPSWIGDFEALETLGLEDCGLDTLPREIAGLPRLRKLELTDNPITSLPFGPDSFRSVEILTIGEGYFNGSAVFTANLDLSQFPWLRVLQQHYDINTIEELEYHDSDEYWDNPHLEILDISWPALKHGIPAGLLRARNLRALATRVNAAQLGSVLWRLPSFERLEYLAIGYTDLSRAQLARLHDGLPRAFISCEYIDGKGDTDFSESEKLWAVETSLDKRRFTEALAALDDMVSSLNLRRPLMPLKPHARLMALSVKVRRVAAEEEQDRPRREAMAEAALKWADRVLSVLPTNAEACWYLDYHQLWLVRLQCLYGRATGFTLRAVPDAPAANAALDLAQSELDRFLLPVNPDWHATESAVVRTLRIRIPG, from the coding sequence ATGAGTTTGGCTGAATATCTCCTGTCCATGGCGGACGCGTTCCAGCGTTTCATGCCCGGCGTGAAGGACATCGCGTCCCGCACGATGACCTATTCTCAGATGGACGAGTACAAGGCCGGCGTCGTCGAAGGCGATCTCGGCGTCACACAAGAAGGTCTCGTGCTGACCAACGAGTTGGTACCTGCATTCAAGGATGCTCGGCTCGGCGCCCTGTTCATTACGGGCTCGCTGCTTGCCCCCAACGCCACGCTTGCCGAGCCCGATATCGACTGGTCGCCGCTGTTGAAGGTGAAAGGCAACGTCGTTGCGAAAAATCTCTGCCTTGGCGGCAGCGCGTCCGAGATCGACGGCGACGTCACGGTCACCGGCGTGCTGATGGGCTATTATAACCACGGCCAGATGCGAATTCGCGGCAAGACGCGCGCCCTGCTGGTGCTGGTTTCCGATTATGAGTTCATCTTCGATGGTCCTGTGGAGCGAAAATACGTCGCGAGCTCGGCCGGACGGCTCAACATTCCCGTCGACTACGATAACGACCGCCTCGACCTCATTCTGGCGCCCGAAGTCATCGACGAAACCAACTCCGTGCATGATGGCGTCGTCCTCGATCGGTTGAAGCGGAATTTGCCCATTCTTCGTCCCGAGGGCGAGATCGGCACGCCGGCGCCGCCGAGGCTCTCCGACATGGGAGCCGCGCGTCTCGCCGAACTGCGCGCCCGCAAGGAGCGCGGCGAGCCGATCGAGAAAGTAAGTCTCGCCAAATGCGAACTCCGTTTCGTTCCCGAACAGTTGCGCGGGTTCAGCGGCGCGCGCGAACTGGTGCTTTCGGGCAACCGGGTGAAGCAATTGCCATCCTGGATCGGAGACTTCGAAGCGTTGGAGACGCTGGGCCTGGAAGACTGCGGCCTTGACACCCTGCCCCGCGAGATCGCCGGGCTGCCGCGCCTTCGCAAGCTGGAACTGACCGACAATCCGATCACTTCGCTGCCGTTCGGTCCCGACAGCTTCCGCTCGGTCGAAATCCTGACCATCGGCGAGGGCTATTTCAACGGTTCGGCGGTTTTCACCGCCAATCTCGATCTGTCGCAGTTCCCGTGGCTGCGGGTCCTCCAACAGCACTACGACATCAATACCATCGAGGAGCTTGAGTATCACGACAGCGACGAGTATTGGGACAACCCGCATTTGGAGATACTGGATATCAGTTGGCCGGCGCTGAAGCACGGGATTCCGGCCGGCCTGTTGCGCGCCCGCAACCTGCGGGCCCTGGCGACGCGGGTGAACGCTGCCCAGCTCGGTTCGGTGCTGTGGCGTCTGCCGTCTTTCGAGCGGCTCGAATATTTGGCCATCGGCTACACCGATCTCAGCCGCGCGCAACTCGCCCGGCTCCACGACGGGCTGCCGCGCGCATTCATCAGCTGCGAATATATCGACGGCAAGGGCGACACCGACTTTTCCGAATCGGAGAAGCTTTGGGCCGTGGAGACAAGCCTCGATAAACGGCGCTTCACCGAGGCGCTTGCGGCGCTCGACGACATGGTATCTTCGCTCAACCTGCGCCGTCCCCTGATGCCACTGAAGCCGCATGCCAGGCTGATGGCGCTTTCGGTCAAAGTTCGCCGGGTCGCGGCCGAGGAGGAGCAGGATCGCCCTCGCCGGGAAGCGATGGCTGAGGCGGCGCTCAAATGGGCCGATCGCGTGTTATCGGTTCTGCCGACGAACGCGGAAGCGTGCTGGTATCTCGACTATCACCAGCTTTGGCTGGTTCGCCTGCAATGCCTATATGGCCGAGCGACGGGCTTCACGCTACGCGCGGTGCCCGACGCCCCCGCCGCGAACGCAGCCCTGGATCTGGCCCAAAGCGAGCTCGACCGGTTCCTGCTCCCGGTCAATCCCGACTGGCACGCCACCGAGAGCGCGGTAGTCCGCACACTTCGCATCCGGATACCAGGCTGA
- a CDS encoding zinc-binding alcohol dehydrogenase family protein: protein MKAVGYKKSLPIDATDALIDFETAKPEPKGRDIRVTVKAVSVNPVDYKVRKRATPPEGETKILGYDAAGVVDAIGPEVSLFKPGDEVFYAGSIQRQGTNSELHLVDERIAGRKPKTLSFAQAAALPLTSITAWELLFDRLGAVPGKSLDPRTLLIIGGAGGVGSILIQIARRLTGLTVLATASRPESQKWCLDLGAHAVIDHAKPMKEQIEKLKLPPVGLIASLTSTDQHYKALADIIAPQGKFGLIDDPPEFNVSVFKGKAVSVHWESMFTRSSFQTSDMIAQHHLLNDVADLIDKGVLRTTLDQTFGTINAANLKRAHALLESGKSRGKIVLEGW from the coding sequence ATGAAAGCCGTAGGCTACAAAAAATCACTACCGATTGATGCTACGGATGCACTGATCGATTTCGAGACCGCAAAACCGGAGCCGAAGGGGCGCGACATCCGTGTCACGGTGAAGGCGGTCTCCGTCAATCCGGTCGATTACAAGGTGCGAAAACGCGCCACGCCGCCGGAAGGTGAGACCAAGATTTTGGGCTATGACGCGGCCGGCGTCGTCGACGCCATCGGCCCCGAGGTCTCGCTTTTCAAGCCCGGCGATGAAGTCTTCTATGCCGGCTCGATCCAGCGGCAAGGCACCAACTCCGAATTGCATCTGGTGGATGAGCGCATCGCCGGCCGCAAGCCGAAGACGCTTTCGTTCGCGCAAGCCGCAGCCCTTCCCCTCACCTCGATCACCGCCTGGGAATTGCTGTTCGACCGCCTGGGTGCCGTGCCCGGCAAAAGTCTTGATCCGCGCACGCTGCTGATCATCGGCGGCGCCGGCGGCGTCGGCTCGATCCTGATCCAGATCGCCCGCCGCCTCACTGGACTTACCGTCCTAGCCACGGCGTCGCGGCCGGAATCCCAAAAATGGTGCCTCGATCTCGGCGCCCACGCCGTGATCGACCACGCCAAGCCGATGAAGGAGCAGATCGAGAAGCTGAAATTGCCGCCGGTTGGCTTGATCGCGAGCCTCACCAGCACCGACCAGCATTACAAGGCGCTGGCCGACATCATCGCGCCGCAGGGCAAATTCGGATTGATCGACGATCCCCCGGAATTCAACGTCAGCGTCTTCAAGGGCAAGGCGGTCTCGGTCCACTGGGAATCGATGTTCACGCGAAGCTCGTTCCAGACATCGGACATGATCGCGCAGCATCATCTGCTCAACGACGTCGCCGACCTCATCGACAAGGGCGTGCTGCGCACCACGCTCGATCAGACCTTTGGAACGATCAATGCAGCGAACCTGAAGCGCGCGCATGCGCTGCTGGAAAGCGGCAAGTCGCGCGGCAAGATCGTGCTGGAGGGATGGTAG
- a CDS encoding winged helix-turn-helix transcriptional regulator, protein MKRRNFAHRPGCAVEATLDLIDGKWKGVILYHLQNGTQRFGELRRRMPGITQRMLTKQLRALEDDNLVIRKVYAEVPPRVEYRLSEIGESLRPVIDTLKAWGEGHQERLSCGPAADPVKTPKRAA, encoded by the coding sequence ATGAAACGGCGGAATTTTGCCCACCGGCCGGGCTGCGCGGTCGAAGCGACGCTCGACCTGATCGATGGCAAGTGGAAAGGCGTCATCCTCTATCACCTGCAAAACGGTACCCAGCGCTTCGGCGAGTTGCGGCGGCGGATGCCGGGCATCACCCAGCGCATGCTGACAAAACAGCTGCGCGCGCTCGAGGACGACAATCTGGTGATCCGCAAGGTCTATGCGGAAGTGCCGCCCCGGGTCGAATATCGCCTGTCGGAGATCGGCGAGAGCCTGCGTCCGGTGATCGACACCTTGAAGGCGTGGGGAGAAGGCCATCAGGAGCGGCTTTCCTGCGGACCCGCCGCAGACCCAGTAAAGACACCCAAGCGCGCCGCTTGA
- a CDS encoding SDR family NAD(P)-dependent oxidoreductase yields MKIDLSGKTALVTGSTSGIGHAAAKGLAAAGAEVVVNGRAQAKVDAAVAAIGKVVPGAKVRGVAADVSTAAGCKALVAAQGEVDILINNAGIFEPKAFFEIPDEDWSRFFDVNVMSGVRLSRAYFPGMLKRNWGRIVFISSESALNIPKEMIHYGTTKTAQLAVSRGLAEMTKGTAVTVNSVLPGPTMSEGVETFIKDIAKHNGVSVEQATRQFFQQQRPTSLLQRFATVEEIANMVVYVASKEAAATNGAALRAEGGIIQTIA; encoded by the coding sequence ATGAAGATCGATCTTTCGGGAAAAACCGCGCTGGTGACGGGTTCCACGTCCGGCATCGGTCATGCCGCCGCCAAGGGGTTGGCGGCCGCCGGCGCTGAAGTCGTGGTCAACGGCCGCGCGCAAGCCAAGGTCGACGCCGCGGTCGCGGCCATTGGCAAGGTGGTGCCTGGGGCCAAGGTCCGGGGCGTCGCCGCCGATGTTTCAACCGCAGCCGGGTGCAAGGCACTGGTCGCGGCGCAGGGTGAGGTGGACATCCTGATCAACAATGCCGGCATCTTCGAGCCGAAGGCATTTTTCGAGATTCCCGACGAGGACTGGAGCCGCTTCTTCGACGTCAATGTGATGTCGGGCGTGCGGCTGTCGCGGGCTTATTTCCCGGGCATGCTGAAGCGCAATTGGGGCCGCATCGTCTTCATCTCGTCGGAGTCCGCGCTGAATATTCCGAAGGAAATGATCCACTACGGCACCACCAAAACCGCGCAGCTTGCGGTATCGCGCGGGCTTGCCGAGATGACAAAAGGCACTGCCGTGACCGTCAATTCGGTGCTGCCGGGCCCGACCATGTCGGAGGGCGTCGAGACTTTCATCAAGGATATCGCGAAACACAACGGCGTGTCGGTGGAGCAGGCGACCAGGCAGTTCTTCCAGCAACAGCGCCCGACCTCGCTGCTGCAGCGGTTTGCAACCGTCGAGGAGATCGCCAACATGGTGGTCTATGTCGCCTCGAAAGAGGCGGCGGCGACCAATGGCGCCGCACTTCGCGCCGAGGGCGGCATCATCCAGACCATTGCGTGA